From the Desulfomicrobium escambiense DSM 10707 genome, one window contains:
- a CDS encoding nucleotidyltransferase family protein, which yields MNLFEEFEQLVREFEEEKIGYVVVGAVAMAFHAEPRFTQDIDILLEPEDFAKMKGILEVHGYMESAQPWTFQSTPLTLRRFLKVEGRDQMIMDILLAGDARHLEIIRNALEASGEGCTVRVASRSDLIWLKKQRGSLQDLADIERLSDEGR from the coding sequence GTGAATCTTTTCGAGGAATTCGAGCAGCTTGTCAGGGAGTTTGAAGAAGAGAAGATCGGATACGTCGTGGTCGGGGCCGTCGCGATGGCCTTCCACGCGGAACCGAGATTCACGCAGGATATCGATATTCTGCTCGAACCTGAAGATTTTGCGAAGATGAAAGGGATACTCGAGGTACACGGTTATATGGAATCGGCGCAGCCGTGGACGTTTCAGAGCACGCCTTTGACGCTCCGGCGATTCCTCAAGGTCGAAGGACGCGACCAGATGATCATGGATATCCTTCTGGCAGGAGACGCCAGACATCTGGAAATAATCCGCAACGCCCTCGAAGCTTCCGGCGAGGGATGCACCGTCAGGGTCGCCAGCAGATCGGACCTCATCTGGCTCAAGAAACAAAGAGGTTCGCTGCAGGATC